The Salvia miltiorrhiza cultivar Shanhuang (shh) chromosome 2, IMPLAD_Smil_shh, whole genome shotgun sequence DNA window ACCAAGAAACCAGGTGCAAGCTTGCACCCAATTTCTAACTGATATGGTGGGTCTGAAAAAAAGGCTGACAagcattttaatatatatatatatatatatatatatatatatgtatatatatattttacttttttgcCAACTTTTTTGACTTGGGAAGCGTGccatttgattttcttttctttctttgtttCATTCTTTTCAGTCATAGACttcatttgttttattttgtattgTATTATGTCATGCTTTAAgattataaataaatgcattTGATCGATCAAAGCCAATGACtatatgaaagaaaaaaaaaaccgctaattttatatcaaactCTAACTGCTAATTTAATAATAGCAGTAAAAttctttaaaaaatttatatatacttCTCTTCATTTTTCATTCTTTACGCAACTTCCCAACATTTCTATCTTCTTTTGTTATTTTCTCTTGTCTTTGTTTTCTCTACAAGTAAAACGGTGGATTCAAGTTCTCAAAATTCGGACTTCAGTAATTCAAGCTCCTAAAATTTCCAAAGTTCTTATTTTCCAAATTCACAATATCAATTATCAAATGTCTTCAAATTTTTCTCAACAATTTCCATTAAACTCTCCTGGTGGTTCGAATTTTCCTCAACAATTTCCATTAAACTCTCCTGGTGGTCCGATTTATCCTCAAACAATTTCCATTCAACTCTTCTACTGGAACAAATTTTCCTCCACGATTTTCATCCTACATTCTTTCTAACTATTTCATGCCTCCACGAAACCAATCTCAACAAACTAGCTCCCAGTTTCCTCAACATTCTTCACAAATTCCCCTTGCTAATGATGACGATGATTGTGTCGAGGAACTTGTTAAATCTACTGCAAAGGCAAAGGAGACAAAGATGATTTGGACACTTGATGAAGACATCCTTCTTGTAAAAGCTTGGTACAACACCAGCACCGACTCCACTATTGGCAATCAACAGAAGAAAAATGATTTTTGGGAGAAATTTGCTGCCTACTACAATGAGTGGAAGCCAGAGGGCACTGTTGCGCGAAGTTACTCGTAGGTAAAAAatcattattataaaataaatccagaTATTAATAAATGAGCAAGCATCTACAATAATTTATGGAGCTAGCAATCGGGCGAGCGGACAAGACGATGATGATGTACTGGAGGCGGCAAAAAGACCATGGAGAAACAATGATGCAAAGAACAAAGACTTCAGGTCCTTGCATGTATGGAAGATCATCCAAACTTGCGAGAAATGGACTCCTCAACAAATGCCACAGAATTCTCAGAAAGAAACTAAAAAATTTGAAGCAGACAGTCCATCTTCTACGGATACTGGAGCTCGAATGTGACCGATGGGACAACAAAGAGCTAAACAACAAGCGAAACAAAGGCTAAAATGACATCTACAGTCAACGAAGATAAGTGGAAGCAACTTAACGAGCACATGGCTAGACAATTGAGCCTTCAAGGAGAACAACTCAAGCTCCAGCATATTGAGTTTTGTAGACAGGATACTAGTGGCATGTCGAAGGATGAACTGTACAACCACTTGAAGCTGGTAGTTGAAATCAAAGCAAATGCAGCAGATACTGAACGCTTGCTACAAATGCATGAAGAAAGACATGGCTTCCCGAGAATGCTGTGAAGCCtcgattgcatgcattgggagTGGAGGAATTGTCCAGTTgcatacaaatgatactatacACGAGGCGATCGCGAAGTTCCTACAGTAGTTCTTGAAGCGGTGGCATCGACAGATTTGTGAATATGACATGCTTTCTTTGGTGTCGCCGGAGCAAGCAATGATATCAATGTTCTTCATGGATCTCCATTATTTAATCAATTCCTTCAGGAAAATGCCCCACCAGTTCAATTCACGGTGAATGGTCGGATGCATAACAAAGGATACTATCTGACAGATGGAATTTGTCCAACTTGGGCTTCATTCGTCAAGAGTTACCCATCACCAGGAGATCCGATCAGATGTAAATTTGCGCAGAGGCTGCAAGAGAAGACGTCGAACGAGCGTTTGGAGTGCTACAAGCTCGTTGGGCAGTAGTTCGAAATCCCGCGCAATCTTATTTTAAGGAAGACCTTCGCAATATAATGCTCACATGTATTATTTTGCACAACATGGTCATTGAGGATGAGGGTGAAGAAGTAGTCAACTGGTCTGACGAAGATACAACTCCTCAACAACCAATACCAATGGGTATTAATAATTGGGAAGCATTTGAAAATTATCTCCAAAATCACAAGGatttaacaaataaaacaaGTCCATCTCTAACTTCAACATGATTTGACACAACATATTTGGCACAATTCAATGCTACATATGGCTATAATTAAGTAATATTAGTTTgaattattatgtttatgtgctttcaattaatgtaattttaatttttgcaatgtaattttaattttagtaatgtaattttaattttattaatgtaattttaattattatttataatttaaaattaaaataaaaatatataaataataatgcaaataaaattaattgaaatatagatatatatatatatatatatatatatatagatatatagagaAAATGTGTATTATGGTTGGACCctgaaaaaataagaaattgatTTATTGTTGGAGGAGATATGAGAAAAAAATGTAGGTGGATATCTAAAGCTGATGTGATAGTGATGTGACAATTTGAAAACTAGAAATTGAGATCATTATTGAAGGCACCCTAAGGCTACATTTATCAATGACCGAGAACAATCGGTCATCACTAGATgacagaaaaaataaattaaaaaaataataaaatattgacTAACATGATGACCGGTTCTTCAAAAGGTTGCAGACCAACCAAGTTCATCAACCTTTAAGATTAAATGACATAATGCCATGTGGCAtttgataattaaaaaatatgacaacaaataataaaaaaagaaaaagtatttAGGTTGTAGTAGGTTATTGATAAAACATAAATGTTGTTAAATTATAGATTGTgtatgtggaagagagagaaataaattttttattaaaaaatttggTTGATGTAGGTTGTTGATAAAGATAGTCTAAGTGATCTTGTGACTCTTTTCTATGGATGAACCTCCAATTAACTCAAACGAAAATGAATGCTCTCACGCACACATCACCAGCACAACCATCAATAAGTCGTTACAATGATCAATTAAACATGCACAGCAACATGTGTTATCAATTTGTAGCTAATAAGTTATGAAATTTAAGAATCTTAATTGAACGTTGCGAGTACCAAATTTTTATGGaataatttcatttaattatatcAATGTTACTCATTTACTAATTTACAACACAAACTttagacaaaagaaaaaaaaaaacacaatctTTAAATCTTGACACAATGTCaatagaaattaaataaaattaaagttaaCGTGATTTGTCAAAAAAGCACATGTAAACTAATTGATCGACTATTTGAATAGTAATATCGTTGTATTGTAACTTTTCCACAAATACATGACTACGATTAATCACacaaattgtaaaaaatatttatagtttcaaaatttattagtcgtgtaataaataaataaaaagtgatATTATTAAATGCAATTATCACTTTTTAATTGGTAACAAaccataaaaaaaatgtaatttctGCGGACATGACAGCGCACTTTAGCTAAGCGGTGCATGTTTTTGAAACAGGCAATTGAAGCAGCATTCATCCCTCCCTTTCTCTCTTGCCCACACGCAAAATATTTCCCCCTGAAATCaagtttctctctctaacttcaATTAAAGCTGTTAAATTCCCTctatttttctttccatttcAGCTCGATTGCGTCTTAGGGTTTCTAATTCAGGCTAGGGAAGTGTTATTAAGCTGGATTTGATCTGCCATAAGTTTCTCATCGCATCGCAAGTCTTATTCCGACGTTGTTTTGGatgcgatttggacgggataAATGGCTTCGATTCGGAGAACACTTTCGCCGTACAACGATCGATCGTACCAGAACGGACTCAACAGTCCATTCTCGCCGCAATCGCCGTCGCAGAAGCTGTTTTCCCAAGGCAGAACGACTTTCTCTCCTGTTCGTAGATTTGTTGCGGGAGTCTTCTTCCGAAAGCACCAGCCTCGGAAGAATTTTCAGCTTTCCTGGAAAAAATCGCTTTTCCGCTGCTTCATGTGCTTCTTCTTAGGGTTTTTGCTCGGCATGGCGCCCTTCAATAACGATTTTAATGAATTGAGGCAAGGTGATTTGAGGAACAGCGATTTCTCGTTCGAAATGAAGCCGGAGGTGGTGAGCGACAAGAGGACTGCGGCCGATTTAGCTTCCGTTGAGAAGCCGAAGGAGGATGATTTGGTCGTCGCTGCTGTTGAATTAGGAGTCCTTGAGAGGACCGATAAAACTGATATGAAGAAGGTTTTGGATTTTGTGCCTGGCAAACAATTGATCGTGGTGAGTCCAACTTATAATAGGGCTACGCAGGCATACTATTTGAATAGGTTAGGACAGGTCTTGAGATTGGTCAAACCGCCAGTGTTGTGGATCGTGGTGGAGATGAACGAGGCATCCATGGAGACTGCCGAGATTTTGAGAAATATGGGAATTATGTATAGACATTTGGTTTGTGTGAAAAATAATACAGATGTTAAGGATAGGGGAGTGCACCAGCGGAATACTGCACTTGAACATATTGAGAGGCATAAGCTCGATGGGATGGTGTATTTTGCTGATGATGATAATATCTACTCGCTTGAGCTATTTGAGAACATGAGAGAAATCAGGTTGGATATTAGAAGCTGCACTTTTACCTGCTTTTAACAACTATACGGTATTACCTGAAAATATCTCTTCTTTTTAACTATAGGTGAATATCCACTCACTCTCACATACTGTATAAAATACGGACAAGAAGAATCTAAGAGGTTGAATTTTAGTTATTAGCCATCGGAGAACATTTTGTGCTACAAGACAATTGTGTGGATGCTTTAGGATGATTAGGCTTTTACATAATGTAGTTACTCTTCTTTGCTGTGTAAATTACTCATTTCTCGGACCTTTGTTTTGCATTCTCATGTCTGTTAGTATTCTGTGTCTTCTAGGCATTGTATATAAAAGCATAAGAGACTGTATTCCGTTTGTTGTGATCATTGACTCTCTGTTAATGCGAGTTTGAATGTGTTGGATCTAGTTTTGAAATgtaagaaaatattttgttgaTTTAAGTTCTTTTTAAGCTGTTCCGTGTGTTTGGGCAAAGTTTTAACTAAATGAATGTGGTTCTATTCCTCTGATTTGTGGTGGACTTTAGTTCAAATGTTTTAAAATATAATCAGCGACTTCTCCCTAGAGAACTGTACATGTGCTTTAGAACAGTTAGGTTTCTTGGGTTTTTAACcaaatttcattttctttgtGATAGCTTATGGGTCTCAGAAAACTTTGGAATGTGGGATAAAGCAGTCACTTTTaagttttattcatttttatgcaGAAATTT harbors:
- the LOC131010633 gene encoding probable beta-1,4-xylosyltransferase IRX9H, which produces MASIRRTLSPYNDRSYQNGLNSPFSPQSPSQKLFSQGRTTFSPVRRFVAGVFFRKHQPRKNFQLSWKKSLFRCFMCFFLGFLLGMAPFNNDFNELRQGDLRNSDFSFEMKPEVVSDKRTAADLASVEKPKEDDLVVAAVELGVLERTDKTDMKKVLDFVPGKQLIVVSPTYNRATQAYYLNRLGQVLRLVKPPVLWIVVEMNEASMETAEILRNMGIMYRHLVCVKNNTDVKDRGVHQRNTALEHIERHKLDGMVYFADDDNIYSLELFENMREISRFGTWPVGMLAQSKNKVILEGPVCNGSRVIGWHTNEKSKRLRRFHVDMSGFAFNSTILWDPKRWHRPTSDPIRQLDTVKEGFQETTFIEQIVEDESQIEGIPLGCSRIMNWHLHLEARGLAYPKGWMLPKNLAVVIPSK